In Thermosipho africanus Ob7, the genomic stretch GACAAAATAGATTGTAATTCCCCAAAATCCAGCAAGAACTTTGTGAATATTAAACAAGTTAATTTTTCTATTTTTTGGAATGACAAGTAGTGTCAAAAGAGCTATAGAAAATCTAATAAAAGCAGCAAGTAAAGGTGAAATATTTTGAACTATAATACTTGTTGCAATAAATGAAAGTCCCCAAACTATTATTACTAAAATAAGTGAAATATATTGCATCAGCTACCTCCTAAGATTTTTTCAAGAATTTTTAAAATTTTATCTATACTATCTGCTATGTATATCTCTGAATGTTTCCTATTATCAAGATATTTTCCATCAATTAAAACATTTTGTATTCTATCAGTCCAACCACCTGTACCTTTGAATAAAATTAGGGGTTTTTTGTATGCGTATGCTCCAAATATCTCAATTGCTGTGCCACATTCTCCTGCAATTGAAATAACAGCATCTGCATTTCTTAATATGATAAATGATCTTGTAGAA encodes the following:
- a CDS encoding TIGR00725 family protein; its protein translation is MKKVAVIGSSGKIDENLEKLCVKLGEELSKNYIVITGGRDGVMEAVSKGVKNNLGTSIGILPYDEKGNEFNTIEFSTGLDFSTRSFIILRNADAVISIAGECGTAIEIFGAYAYKKPLILFKGTGGWTDRIQNVLIDGKYLDNRKHSEIYIADSIDKILKILEKILGGS